Within the Deltaproteobacteria bacterium genome, the region ACCTTCATCGAACACACACGCGGATCTAAAGCGATGGCTGCGACCGTATGGGCCGGTGGTTTCGGCGGAGCGATTGCGTTTGTTTTGTTGTCGGGCCTTACGGCTTCGCCGATGGTTGGTGCAAGTGCGGCGGTTTCAAGTTTGATTGCCATGGCGGCGAGTGACACCAAACGCAGACTTCCATTTGTGTATTGGCTTTTGCCATTTCGCGGTTACTACGGCGTTGCTTGGCTTCCTGCGTGGGTCCTAATTCCAGGTTTCGTGCTTCCAGACCTTAGCGGCTGGATGGCGTCGCAACCAGGACTGTCGGGTGTCGCGTACACCGCCCACATTGGTGGCGCAGCGGTCGGCTTTGCGCTTGGCTTTTTCTTTAAAGCGCAACCTGAAGCCTTTCACGAGCTCGCCCAAGGCGTTACCGGCACCGCCGCCTCTTCCACCAAGTTTGCCGCTTAGTGACGCTAATGCAAAAACATCGGTAAGCCTTAGTCTGTAGATTGAAACGTCGCGATTTCAAAGAAATCGCATCCAGAGTTTCAATTTTCGTCTGTGATCGTTTCCCGGTATTTTAGCTCGTCGTCTAAGACATGCCCGGCTCAAACGCGCTGGCTTCTGGAAGCATGGATTTCTTGGCGAATCACATATTGCTTCCTGTTATTCAAAATTCTTCTTTTGAAGGGTCAAAAAAGGATCGATGTAGTTGGTAGCAAAACCTCCGGCTGGTCAGAGGTCGCGGAGCTTCCTTCGCATATCCGCAGTTATGTGAGCAAATTTGAAGGTGACCTGACAGATCAAGAATACAACAGCCAGGAATTTGCATATCGGGTTCATTTTGTTTCGAAGACAGCAAATCATAAAGGGCAAGCTGACCAAGTAATAGAGTTCGTGAAAGCCAATTCGCCGCTAGCGTCAGAGGTAAACAGATCGTATGCGGTTATCAAAGAGACTGAGCGCCCCAAACTTCGGCCGTCGGATATTGTAAAACAGATGACGAACGAGGGATTTCCAAAATTCCGAACTCACGAACACACGGTGTTGTGGAAAGATATGGATGCAAAGAACCTTTCTAAAGGCTACGGAGTCCAGGTTTCCAACGCTTGGTATTGGTATGAGTCGTGGATGGAAGTTGTCCGAACACACTGCAACGAAAATAGGGCTCGGTATGCCTGACGCATGCGCTTTCGTCTATTCAAAAGGATTCACAATCTCCTTCGTTGCTTTCTCTGCAGCGGCTTCTCCATGCAGCCTCTTCGTATCAAAAACGTTTCCGTGGCCAAGAATGTGTTGAAGCTCTCGTATTTCGCCGCCGTGCCAGGCGAGTCGAATACAAATGTGCACTACACGCATCTTGGTAACGAGGACCGAATATTCACGGCCAGACTTTCTAAAGGTGCGGCACAAGAAGAGTCGCTTTATATTGATGGCGCAGGAATAGACGACCACCTGTTTGAGATTTCATCTGACACAGGTGTAAAGCGGTATGTGACAGATCATCTTGGCTCAGTGATCAACAGCCAAGCAGCTGGCGGTAAATCGGTGTATGGTGTTTTCGGAGAGAATCTAGGTACCGTTCCTTCGACGACGACGCTTTCTGAACCTGTAACTTATGGATTTACGGGTCGAGAACTTGATGTGGAGACCGGACTTTACTATTACCGCGCACGTTCATACGATCCTCAATCGGCGAGATTTTTGACTAAAGATCCGATCGGGCCAGAGCGGGGTGGAGATGTTCATCCGTACAGGTATGTGATGAACGATCCTGTCAATCGGGTTGATCCAATGGGTACAGACTCTTGGTTGGTTTGGCAGATGGGACATTTTGCTGTTGGGATCGATGATCCCAATAATCGGGGAGGCGTATTGCTCTATCAATACGAGCCCGCATCTCAAAACTTGAGTGAACGCCTGCAGGGTGTGTTTGGCGCAATTCCAGCGACGGCTTTTGTCGAGACTTACGCTCCTGGTGAAAGTTACTCGGGTTTCCGTGTCCCCTTTTCGACAGTTGAGAGAACTCACGCAGGAGATGTCCAACAGATCCAACAGTTAAATCAGAATGTTGATGCTGTTAATCGGGGCGACATTAAGTACAATCTTATGAGGACAAGCGACGGATTCCATTGTTTAGACTTTTCTGCGGCAGGACGTTAACAAATGAAATATGGACCCAAGATTTTGAAGGTTTTGATTAGCGCAAGTGTTGCTCTCGTCTGGCTTGGGATAGCTATGAACATATTTGGCTACCAGATCAACGAACTCCATTACTTCAGTGGGATTTTTATCTTCGTTCTAGTAGAAAGCGCGTGGGAACGATTGCAACCTCGCTTTGAATATGCGATCTGCGCTGCGGTGGTTGTCCTGTCGCTGTTAGTATACCCGCTGCTAACTGATGGACCACGACGCGAGCGTCGCGCGGATCGGGAGTTGATCCAGAAAATGGCGGTCGAGAAGGCGTCAGCGGTCGAAAACAATTCGTCGCCAGATGCGAAGTAATTTGAAGACCGCATGGTTTGGCGCGGCGTCGCTAATCAATTCTGTAGGTTTGGTAATGTTAGTCCTAGTTCTCCTGGAGCTGCAGCCTGGAGTGATTAAGCACCGAAGCGCGTGTTCCCCGTCGCGCAAAGCGCGACAACAATAACACGCGCTTCGCTTTGGTATTCTTTCCTGTAGGGCTAGGCCTTGCGCAGGCGCGAGGCGCCGAAGCCTGTAAGCACAGAGGATTGAAACGCCGCGATTTCTAACAGTTCGATTCTCGGGAATTTCCCAATTTTGTGTTGTAATCCCAAAAGGCGTTTGGTTTAACGGTTTCAAATGGCAAAAGGTAAAATTCAGCTATTGAGAGTTCCATTGGCGAAAATTGAAAGGCCAAAGGTTTTTCATCTTAAAATCACGCTTTTACAGACTCATCCCGTCGTTTGGCGAACGGTACTTGTCCATGATTTCGTAGAGCTCGCTGAGCTGAGCGATCTCATTCAGTTGGTGATGGGTTGGGACGGAGCTCATCTATATGAGTTTTGTTTCAAAGAAAAGAAGTTCGGCGCTCCTGAGTTTTCTGAAGAACTGGGTTCCGATGACGCTAAAGGCGTGACGCTAAAGATGGCTCTCGGGTCAGATTCCAGTTTTTCCTACATTTACGACATGGGGGACTGCTGGGAGCACCGAATTGAAGTTGTAGAGACATTAGAGC harbors:
- a CDS encoding RHS repeat-associated core domain-containing protein produces the protein MQPLRIKNVSVAKNVLKLSYFAAVPGESNTNVHYTHLGNEDRIFTARLSKGAAQEESLYIDGAGIDDHLFEISSDTGVKRYVTDHLGSVINSQAAGGKSVYGVFGENLGTVPSTTTLSEPVTYGFTGRELDVETGLYYYRARSYDPQSARFLTKDPIGPERGGDVHPYRYVMNDPVNRVDPMGTDSWLVWQMGHFAVGIDDPNNRGGVLLYQYEPASQNLSERLQGVFGAIPATAFVETYAPGESYSGFRVPFSTVERTHAGDVQQIQQLNQNVDAVNRGDIKYNLMRTSDGFHCLDFSAAGR
- a CDS encoding plasmid pRiA4b ORF-3 family protein; this encodes MAKGKIQLLRVPLAKIERPKVFHLKITLLQTHPVVWRTVLVHDFVELAELSDLIQLVMGWDGAHLYEFCFKEKKFGAPEFSEELGSDDAKGVTLKMALGSDSSFSYIYDMGDCWEHRIEVVETLEHDKRIDYPVCIGGENACPPEDCGGPAAYKELKKILSGKDSKKKDNALVFVGGYFNPTTFDPNFVNRHFLWAEPEDWEE